In Thalassotalea fonticola, a single genomic region encodes these proteins:
- a CDS encoding phosphotransferase, with translation MKNSLNWDSSEWMESVQLWTNQNLSKYGLEPIGNLQKVSGWALGQIFKQNTNDGFYFFKATAFLPLFSNESKLCSKLSELVPEYVPETICSSSDKQWMISKDFGGGLPEYADKSLWAKAFQRLANLQQQSIKHINELIISGCLRRQITDIPKQLNEILNDSNITQYLPDEFRLKKEELVFKVKQSIEELENFNIPSTIVHGDLHIENIAQINDDFLFFDWSDACISHPFIDGTYIFRMPESEDKETIVKAYLSQWSDLADFETLQKAWNTAELICYAHQAISYASMKKTLTNEQMKDLEQAFLNAFNRILPE, from the coding sequence ATGAAAAATTCTTTAAATTGGGACTCATCTGAGTGGATGGAGTCAGTCCAGCTTTGGACTAACCAAAATCTTTCAAAATATGGTCTTGAACCAATAGGTAATCTGCAAAAAGTGTCAGGTTGGGCGTTAGGGCAAATATTTAAGCAAAATACAAATGACGGTTTTTATTTTTTTAAAGCAACAGCGTTTCTGCCTTTATTTTCAAACGAATCAAAACTTTGTTCAAAGCTTTCGGAATTGGTACCTGAATATGTACCTGAAACTATATGTAGTTCTAGCGATAAACAGTGGATGATAAGTAAAGATTTTGGAGGTGGATTACCTGAATATGCAGATAAAAGTTTATGGGCTAAAGCTTTTCAGCGATTAGCTAATTTACAACAGCAATCTATAAAACACATTAATGAACTAATTATAAGTGGTTGTTTGCGTAGACAAATAACTGATATTCCAAAACAATTAAATGAAATTCTAAACGATAGTAATATAACTCAATACCTTCCTGATGAATTCAGATTAAAGAAAGAAGAACTGGTATTCAAAGTTAAACAGTCGATTGAAGAACTAGAAAATTTTAATATTCCAAGCACTATTGTGCATGGTGACCTGCATATCGAAAACATAGCTCAGATCAATGATGATTTCCTTTTCTTTGATTGGAGTGATGCTTGTATTAGTCATCCTTTCATTGATGGAACATACATCTTTAGAATGCCTGAAAGTGAAGATAAGGAAACGATAGTTAAAGCTTATTTATCACAATGGTCTGATTTAGCTGATTTTGAAACACTACAAAAAGCTTGGAACACAGCGGAGTTAATTTGCTATGCGCATCAAGCAATATCTTATGCTTCTATGAAGAAGACGCTTACCAATGAGCAAATGAAGGATTTAGAACAAGCTTTTTTAAACGCATTTAACAGAATACTTCCTGAATGA
- a CDS encoding carbohydrate porin: MKVSTPLLGLLLASSTTALAAQADDKTQRLEQLEKQIAELKKEVNANTKSSADLTPKIKIGGAVRFQYSYEDYDDDNKDRGGDFDFDTFRLDVNGSIGDVRVSAQYRWYQYMDVVHHAYAAYDFNENWEGQVGITQVPFGNLNYNSNSFFFSSAYYAGLEDDYDTGLSFIGKYDNHDIRVAYFVNDELGGIDGYVDNKTDRYSYDVVGVRGADEGIWDAPATAMAESNTVNLRYAYKFDNTEVGASVLSGDLEGSTGSLGDHNAYAVHLKSNIGKFGIMAQYTSYEYDLDDNSDSVAVGAYSFHDTIPAEATLYNLNLSYSKDVTFGPITNLTFYNDYNLMTDKSGSYEEDTMMNVTGVAISAGGIYAYVDYIMAKNQPFIGGTMAGDSDETNNRLNINIGYYF; encoded by the coding sequence ATGAAAGTATCCACCCCATTACTAGGTTTATTATTAGCGAGCTCGACCACGGCCTTGGCGGCCCAAGCAGATGATAAAACACAGAGATTAGAACAACTTGAAAAACAAATTGCAGAATTAAAAAAAGAAGTTAATGCGAATACAAAAAGCAGCGCAGATTTAACCCCTAAAATTAAAATTGGCGGTGCAGTACGTTTTCAATACAGCTATGAAGATTATGATGATGACAATAAAGACAGAGGCGGCGACTTTGATTTTGACACCTTCCGTCTCGACGTTAATGGCAGCATAGGTGATGTTAGAGTATCGGCGCAGTATCGTTGGTATCAATATATGGATGTTGTTCATCATGCTTACGCTGCTTATGATTTTAATGAAAACTGGGAAGGCCAAGTTGGTATCACGCAAGTACCTTTTGGTAATTTAAATTATAACTCTAACAGTTTCTTTTTCAGCTCGGCTTATTACGCTGGCCTTGAAGACGATTATGATACTGGCCTGTCATTTATAGGTAAGTATGATAATCACGATATTCGTGTGGCGTATTTCGTAAATGATGAACTTGGTGGTATCGACGGCTATGTTGATAATAAAACCGACCGTTATTCTTATGACGTGGTGGGTGTTCGTGGCGCAGACGAAGGCATTTGGGATGCTCCTGCAACAGCTATGGCTGAAAGCAATACAGTTAATTTACGTTACGCTTACAAATTCGACAATACCGAAGTGGGTGCATCAGTACTTTCTGGTGACTTAGAAGGCTCTACCGGTTCACTTGGCGACCACAACGCCTATGCAGTACACCTTAAAAGCAATATCGGCAAATTTGGAATCATGGCTCAATACACAAGTTACGAATATGACTTAGACGATAACAGTGATTCGGTTGCTGTTGGTGCGTATAGCTTCCATGACACTATTCCAGCAGAAGCAACGTTATATAACCTTAATTTGTCGTATTCAAAAGACGTAACATTTGGCCCAATTACCAATCTTACTTTTTATAACGACTACAACTTGATGACTGATAAATCAGGTTCTTATGAAGAAGATACTATGATGAACGTTACTGGTGTTGCCATTAGCGCAGGTGGAATTTACGCCTACGTTGATTACATAATGGCGAAAAACCAGCCATTTATCGGCGGTACCATGGCCGGCGATTCAGACGAAACCAACAATCGTCTGAACATTAATATTGGTTATTACTTCTAA